In one Pseudomonas sp. SG20056 genomic region, the following are encoded:
- a CDS encoding PQQ-dependent sugar dehydrogenase yields the protein MLNTSRALLLSGLLGSSLAHAMDYRIETVTEGLEHPWSLAFLPDGRMLVTERVGRLRIIEADGSLNPQPVGGLPEGFVAAQAGLMEVLLDPEFASNQQLYLSYAYGTTQANNTRLSKARLVDGQLQDVQVLFTAQPAKSGAAHYGGRMAWLPDNSLVLTLGDGFDWREQAQDPSNHLGKIVRLNRDGSIPKDNPLVGQAGAAAEIYSLGHRNVQGIVYDNQLQRLYSHEHGPRGGDELNLIEPGNNYGWPLITFGVDYTGAQISPYTELPGLQQPLLQWTPSVAPSSLTQYRGALFPEWQGDLFASTLAERSVRRIRLQDGKLAGEEILFEELEERIRDVRAGPDGALYLLTDSADGRLLRVLPSQ from the coding sequence ATGCTGAATACGTCCCGCGCTCTGTTGTTGTCTGGTCTGCTTGGCAGCAGCTTGGCGCACGCCATGGATTACCGCATCGAAACCGTGACCGAAGGCCTGGAGCATCCCTGGTCGCTGGCCTTCCTGCCGGATGGTCGCATGCTGGTGACCGAGCGCGTCGGGCGCCTGCGCATCATCGAGGCGGACGGCAGCCTTAATCCGCAACCGGTTGGCGGCCTGCCCGAGGGGTTTGTCGCCGCCCAGGCCGGGCTGATGGAGGTGCTGCTTGACCCGGAGTTCGCCAGTAATCAGCAGCTGTATCTGAGCTATGCATACGGCACCACCCAGGCCAACAACACCCGCCTGAGCAAGGCACGGCTGGTCGATGGCCAATTGCAGGATGTGCAGGTGCTGTTTACTGCGCAGCCGGCCAAGTCCGGTGCCGCGCATTACGGTGGGCGCATGGCCTGGCTACCGGACAACAGCCTGGTGCTGACCCTGGGGGACGGTTTTGATTGGCGCGAGCAAGCCCAGGACCCGAGCAACCACCTCGGCAAGATCGTGCGCCTCAACCGTGATGGCAGTATTCCCAAGGACAACCCGCTGGTGGGCCAGGCCGGCGCGGCGGCGGAGATCTATAGCCTGGGCCATCGCAACGTGCAGGGCATCGTTTATGACAACCAGTTGCAGCGCCTGTACAGCCACGAGCACGGCCCACGCGGTGGCGATGAGCTGAACCTGATCGAGCCCGGCAACAACTATGGCTGGCCGCTAATCACCTTCGGTGTGGATTACACCGGTGCGCAGATTTCACCCTACACCGAGCTGCCCGGCCTGCAGCAACCCTTGTTGCAATGGACGCCATCGGTAGCGCCGTCGAGCCTGACCCAGTACCGCGGCGCACTGTTCCCCGAGTGGCAGGGTGATCTGTTTGCATCGACCCTTGCTGAACGCAGCGTGCGCCGCATTCGTCTGCAGGATGGCAAGTTGGCCGGTGAAGAAATACTGTTCGAGGAACTCGAGGAGCGTATTCGCGACGTGCGCGCCGGCCCGGATGGCGCGCTGTACCTGCTTACCGATAGTGCTGATGGTCGGCTGCTGCGGGTGCTGCCGAGTCAGTAA
- a CDS encoding GreA/GreB family elongation factor, with product MNKTELLKQVITRLEDDLLQAQQAALTAYEAATHEENIAENKYDTLGLEASYLATGQTRRAAAIRQTLANWKQLVLRAFDPLLGIQLGALIELSDDEDRRQCLFLGPDGAAMKLLQDGQAVQVIGPQAPLGQILLGKTVGDEVTLHVASGMQLLEILSVD from the coding sequence ATGAACAAGACCGAACTGCTGAAACAGGTAATCACCCGCCTCGAAGATGACCTGCTGCAGGCCCAGCAGGCGGCGCTAACCGCCTATGAAGCGGCGACCCATGAAGAAAATATCGCCGAAAACAAATACGACACCCTCGGCCTGGAGGCGTCCTATCTGGCCACCGGGCAGACCCGTCGCGCCGCAGCCATTCGTCAGACCCTGGCCAACTGGAAGCAGCTGGTGTTACGCGCTTTTGACCCACTACTGGGCATCCAGCTCGGCGCACTGATTGAGTTGAGCGACGATGAAGATCGCCGCCAATGCCTATTCCTAGGCCCGGACGGCGCGGCGATGAAACTGCTGCAGGATGGCCAGGCCGTGCAGGTGATTGGCCCGCAAGCGCCCCTCGGACAGATACTGCTGGGCAAGACCGTTGGCGACGAAGTGACCCTGCACGTGGCCAGTGGTATGCAACTGTTGGAGATTCTGTCGGTCGACTGA
- a CDS encoding DUF2789 domain-containing protein produces MQANVQELETLFQQLGLEHDPISIDLFIKRHSPLPKDCRLADAPFWDPAQADFLRQQFLADAEWAEVVDQLNLLLRG; encoded by the coding sequence ATGCAAGCCAACGTCCAAGAGCTCGAAACCCTGTTTCAACAACTGGGTCTTGAACATGATCCGATCAGCATCGACCTCTTTATCAAGCGCCACTCACCCTTGCCGAAAGACTGCCGCCTGGCCGATGCGCCGTTCTGGGACCCAGCCCAGGCCGACTTTCTGCGCCAACAGTTTTTAGCCGACGCTGAATGGGCCGAGGTGGTGGATCAGCTCAACCTGCTGCTACGGGGCTGA
- a CDS encoding NAD(P)/FAD-dependent oxidoreductase, with protein MAVLTPQVVIIGAGAAGLMCALTAAARGRQVLLLDHANKAGKKILMSGGGRCNFTNMYCEPSNFLSENPHFCKSALARYTQWDFIGLVAKHGVPYHEKKLGQLFCDNKASDILGLLLSECDEAGVELRLDTSVSEISKLDSGYQLQTSAGLVRCESLVIATGGLSIPTLGASGFGYQVAKQFGHTLLPTRAGLVPFTITDPQLKALCSELSGTSVEDCVVSCNGQSFKENILFTHRGLSGPAILQISSFWQPGAAISINLLPHIDLPEWLEQQQRERPNSELKTLLAELFTKKMAGLLADNWFASKPMKQYTHAELRAIAAQLGDWQLVPAGTEGYRTAEVTLGGVDTREVSSKTMESLKSPGLYFVGEVLDVTGHLGGFNFQWAWASGYAAAQYA; from the coding sequence ATGGCTGTGCTTACACCCCAGGTCGTGATTATCGGAGCCGGTGCCGCCGGGCTTATGTGTGCATTGACGGCCGCTGCGCGCGGACGCCAAGTGCTGCTGCTGGATCACGCCAACAAAGCCGGCAAGAAGATCCTGATGTCCGGTGGCGGGCGCTGCAATTTCACCAATATGTACTGTGAACCGAGCAACTTTCTCTCGGAAAACCCGCACTTCTGCAAATCCGCCCTGGCCCGCTACACCCAGTGGGACTTTATCGGCCTGGTGGCCAAGCACGGCGTGCCCTACCACGAGAAGAAACTCGGCCAGCTATTCTGCGACAACAAGGCCAGCGACATCCTCGGCCTGTTGCTGAGCGAGTGCGATGAGGCCGGCGTCGAGCTGCGCCTGGACACCTCGGTCAGTGAGATCAGCAAGCTGGACAGCGGCTACCAGCTGCAGACCAGTGCCGGCCTGGTGCGCTGCGAGTCACTGGTGATCGCCACCGGCGGCCTGTCGATTCCGACTCTCGGCGCCAGCGGCTTTGGCTATCAGGTGGCCAAGCAGTTCGGCCACACCCTGCTGCCGACCCGCGCCGGCCTGGTGCCATTTACCATCACCGACCCGCAACTCAAGGCGCTGTGCAGCGAGCTGTCGGGCACGTCGGTGGAAGACTGTGTGGTGAGCTGCAACGGCCAAAGCTTCAAGGAAAATATCCTGTTCACCCACCGTGGCCTCAGTGGCCCGGCGATTCTGCAGATTTCCTCGTTCTGGCAACCGGGTGCGGCTATCAGCATCAACCTGCTGCCACATATCGACCTGCCCGAGTGGCTGGAGCAGCAGCAACGCGAACGCCCGAACAGCGAGCTGAAAACCCTGCTCGCCGAGCTGTTTACCAAGAAGATGGCCGGCCTGCTGGCGGACAACTGGTTCGCCTCCAAACCGATGAAGCAGTACACCCACGCCGAACTCAGGGCGATTGCCGCGCAGCTTGGTGACTGGCAACTGGTGCCGGCTGGCACCGAGGGCTACCGCACCGCCGAGGTCACGTTGGGCGGCGTGGATACCCGCGAAGTGTCATCGAAAACCATGGAGTCGCTGAAATCGCCTGGGCTGTATTTTGTCGGCGAGGTGCTGGATGTGACGGGGCATCTGGGCGGCTTCAACTTCCAGTGGGCCTGGGCGTCCGGCTACGCGGCAGCGCAATACGCCTGA
- a CDS encoding M48 family metallopeptidase — protein sequence MTPLKYLQGYPVQLQDKIRQLIAEQRLGDYLARSYSGKHTIQSDKALYAYIQGLKQEHLRNAPAIDKVLYDNRLDLTHRALGLHTAISRVQGGKLKAKKEIRVASLFREAAPEFLQMIVVHELAHLKEAEHNKAFYKLCEYMLPGYHQLEFDLRVYLTWRELPGTAGVLSAP from the coding sequence ATGACCCCGCTCAAATACCTGCAAGGCTACCCGGTTCAGCTGCAAGACAAGATTCGCCAGCTGATTGCCGAACAGCGCCTGGGCGATTACCTGGCGCGGTCTTATAGCGGCAAGCACACGATTCAGAGTGACAAGGCGTTATACGCCTATATCCAGGGGCTCAAGCAGGAGCATTTGCGCAATGCCCCGGCCATCGACAAGGTGCTCTACGACAATCGCCTCGATCTGACCCACCGTGCTCTCGGTTTGCACACGGCAATTTCGCGGGTGCAGGGCGGCAAGCTCAAGGCGAAGAAGGAAATTCGCGTGGCCTCATTGTTCCGCGAGGCCGCGCCGGAGTTTTTGCAGATGATCGTGGTGCATGAGCTGGCGCACCTGAAAGAGGCTGAGCACAACAAGGCCTTCTACAAGCTCTGCGAATACATGCTGCCCGGCTATCACCAGCTGGAGTTCGATTTGCGGGTATACCTGACCTGGCGGGAACTGCCAGGAACAGCAGGCGTATTGTCAGCCCCGTAG
- the yccS gene encoding YccS family putative transporter, with the protein MPSTALRHSFRRLWAQDKFSYSLRVFIALSGALLLCWSQGWMHALIPLFLGVIASALAETDDSWQGRLVALLVTLGCFSVAAYAVEFLFPYPWLFVCALALSSFALTMLGALGERYATLGAATLILAVYSMIGVEQRGGAAGLWQEPLLLVAGAAWYGLLSVLWNALFANQPVQHSLARLFRELGQYLKLKAALFEPLRQLDVEERRLALAKQNGRVVAALNAAKEIILHRVGNGRPGPKVSRYLKLYFLAQDIHERASSSHYPYNELAEAFFHSDVLFRCQRLLRLHGEACQRLAQAIELRQPFEYRELCRQALDDLHDSLEHLRVQSNPAWRHLLRSLGALAGNLRSLDALLGNASNPDAMAEQQDSSLLDREPQSLKDVWERLRLQLTPTSLLFRHALRLSLALAAGYGVLHWIHPTQGYWILLTTLFVCQPNYGATRLKLVQRISGTVLGLLLGWALFDLFPNPLVQALFAVVAGVVFFALRSSRYTLATAAITLLVLFCFNQVGDGYGLFIPRLVDTLLGSLIAGLAVLLILPDWQGRRLNRLLASTLSCNSRYLQQIIAQYASGKRDDLAYRLARRNAHNADATLSTTLGNMLMEPGHFRKEADIGFRFLVLSHTLLSYLSGLGAHRGETSLSGSDNPLLASASQLAASLDEIASCLDDERPVAIHSDAEEQLAAALEQLSDYLDDPQRLVQTQLALICRQLGPLRTLASHLQKRQPEA; encoded by the coding sequence ATGCCGTCCACTGCGCTGCGCCACTCGTTTCGTCGCCTCTGGGCCCAGGACAAATTCAGCTACAGCCTGCGGGTGTTTATCGCCCTCAGCGGGGCGCTGCTGCTGTGCTGGTCGCAGGGCTGGATGCATGCGCTGATTCCGTTGTTTCTCGGCGTCATCGCCAGCGCCCTGGCGGAAACCGACGACAGCTGGCAGGGCCGCCTAGTGGCACTGCTGGTCACCCTTGGCTGTTTCAGCGTGGCGGCCTATGCGGTGGAATTCCTCTTTCCTTACCCCTGGCTGTTCGTCTGCGCCCTGGCGCTGTCGAGCTTTGCCCTGACCATGCTCGGCGCACTGGGCGAACGCTATGCCACCCTCGGCGCAGCCACGCTGATTCTCGCGGTGTACAGCATGATCGGCGTGGAGCAGCGCGGCGGCGCAGCGGGCCTCTGGCAGGAGCCGCTGCTGCTGGTGGCGGGCGCAGCCTGGTACGGCCTGCTGTCGGTGCTGTGGAATGCCCTGTTTGCCAACCAGCCGGTGCAGCACAGCCTGGCGCGGCTGTTTCGCGAGCTGGGCCAGTACCTCAAGCTCAAGGCCGCACTGTTCGAACCGCTGCGTCAGCTGGATGTGGAAGAACGCCGCCTGGCCCTGGCCAAACAGAACGGTCGCGTAGTGGCCGCGCTGAATGCGGCCAAGGAAATCATCCTGCACCGGGTAGGCAATGGCCGGCCGGGACCGAAAGTCAGCCGCTACCTGAAACTGTACTTTCTCGCCCAGGACATCCACGAACGCGCCAGTTCCTCGCATTACCCGTACAACGAACTGGCCGAAGCGTTCTTTCACAGCGATGTGCTGTTTCGCTGCCAGCGCCTGCTGCGCCTGCATGGCGAAGCCTGTCAGCGCCTGGCCCAGGCCATCGAGCTGCGCCAGCCGTTCGAGTACCGCGAGCTATGCCGCCAGGCGCTGGACGACCTGCACGACTCCCTCGAACACCTGCGCGTGCAGAGCAACCCGGCCTGGCGTCATCTATTGCGCTCGCTCGGTGCCCTGGCTGGCAACCTGCGCAGCCTGGATGCGCTGCTGGGCAACGCCAGCAACCCCGACGCCATGGCGGAGCAGCAGGACAGCAGCCTGCTCGACCGCGAGCCGCAGTCACTCAAGGATGTCTGGGAACGCCTGCGCCTGCAGCTGACGCCGACTTCGCTACTGTTTCGCCATGCCCTGCGCCTGTCACTGGCACTGGCGGCCGGCTACGGCGTGCTGCACTGGATTCACCCGACCCAGGGCTACTGGATTCTGCTGACCACGCTGTTTGTCTGCCAGCCGAACTACGGCGCGACCCGGCTCAAGCTGGTGCAGCGGATCAGCGGCACGGTGCTCGGCCTGCTGCTCGGCTGGGCGCTGTTCGACCTGTTCCCCAATCCACTGGTGCAAGCGCTGTTCGCGGTGGTCGCCGGGGTGGTGTTCTTTGCCCTGCGCAGCAGCCGCTACACCTTGGCCACCGCCGCCATCACCCTGCTGGTGCTGTTCTGCTTCAACCAGGTCGGCGATGGCTACGGGCTGTTTATTCCACGCCTGGTCGATACCTTGCTCGGCAGCCTGATCGCCGGCCTGGCCGTATTGCTGATCCTGCCGGACTGGCAGGGCCGTCGCCTGAATCGCCTGCTCGCCAGCACCCTGAGCTGCAACAGCCGCTACTTGCAGCAGATCATCGCCCAATACGCCAGCGGCAAACGTGACGACCTGGCCTACCGCCTGGCCCGGCGCAATGCACATAACGCCGACGCCACACTGTCGACCACTCTGGGCAATATGCTGATGGAACCGGGGCATTTTCGTAAGGAAGCAGATATCGGCTTCCGCTTTCTGGTGCTCTCGCACACCCTCTTGAGTTACCTCTCGGGCCTTGGCGCGCACCGCGGTGAAACCAGCCTGAGCGGCAGCGACAACCCGCTGCTGGCCAGTGCCAGCCAGTTGGCCGCCAGCCTGGACGAGATTGCCAGCTGCCTCGACGACGAACGCCCGGTGGCCATCCACAGTGACGCCGAAGAGCAGCTGGCTGCGGCACTGGAACAGCTCAGCGACTACCTGGATGACCCGCAACGTCTGGTGCAAACCCAACTGGCGCTGATCTGCCGCCAGCTCGGACCACTGCGCACCCTGGCCTCACACCTGCAAAAACGCCAACCTGAGGCTTAA
- a CDS encoding diguanylate cyclase, whose amino-acid sequence MPLSQAEIRLDDHTPAQNLNDLADYLADPGGTLTLKDIRQVDADFRHRKDLSFGYTRGPVWLRLQLRSHTLQARTWRVELDYPSLDEVRLYDVGSDGIRTSRAGDTVPYSQRSVGHRTPVFDIPLQPGEHRTLYLRVESAGSMTLSGRLMSLSDFEQHSQRGYMVHATYCGVLIALGLYNLLLFLALRERPFLNYVLFMCAFALSVLSLNGLGAQYLWPQAAPWSNRMLPVSLTLAALFSAIFARSFLDTRQWLPRWDRVLVVLCFATALAVLATLLLPVQRALQTMSLTGLTVTVMLLLTSFVCVGYRVPGARLFALAWMMLLTGAVLLALRNFAIIPSNFLTLYSMQIGSSLEMILLSFALAARFNELKRQREAALQNSERVLEQRVAERTQALEEANQRLSEQAMRDPLTGLANRTALQQHLTHALSRNQRRQELLAVMLIDLDGFKPINDLYGHGFGDLVLAEVAQRLNLQMRESDLAARLGGDEFVMVCESVQSAEAVQQLAERLLDRLNQPMTLEGHTVHVAASIGIAMSHDGDDTTTLIRRADAAMYQAKAAGRNRTQFG is encoded by the coding sequence ATGCCCCTGAGCCAGGCTGAAATACGCCTCGACGACCACACACCCGCGCAGAACCTCAATGATCTGGCCGATTACCTGGCGGACCCCGGCGGCACACTGACCCTGAAAGATATACGGCAGGTCGACGCCGACTTTCGTCATCGCAAGGATCTCAGCTTCGGCTACACCCGCGGGCCGGTCTGGCTGCGCCTGCAGCTGCGTTCACACACCCTGCAAGCGCGTACCTGGCGCGTAGAGCTGGACTACCCCTCGCTGGATGAAGTGCGCCTGTACGATGTCGGATCAGACGGTATACGCACGTCACGCGCTGGCGATACCGTTCCCTACTCACAGCGCAGCGTCGGCCACCGTACGCCGGTGTTCGACATACCCCTACAGCCTGGCGAACACCGAACCCTGTACCTGCGCGTCGAATCGGCTGGCAGCATGACGCTGAGCGGCAGGCTGATGTCGCTCAGCGACTTCGAGCAGCACAGCCAACGCGGCTACATGGTGCATGCCACCTACTGCGGCGTACTGATTGCCCTGGGCCTTTACAACCTTCTGCTATTTCTCGCGCTACGCGAGCGTCCCTTTCTCAACTATGTGCTGTTTATGTGCGCCTTTGCCCTCAGCGTACTGTCGCTCAACGGTCTCGGCGCGCAATACCTTTGGCCGCAGGCAGCGCCTTGGAGCAACCGCATGCTGCCCGTCAGCCTGACATTGGCAGCCCTCTTCTCGGCGATATTTGCCCGCAGCTTCCTCGACACACGTCAGTGGCTACCACGCTGGGATCGTGTACTGGTCGTGCTCTGCTTCGCGACTGCCCTGGCCGTTCTGGCCACCTTGCTGTTGCCAGTACAGCGCGCCTTACAGACCATGTCGCTGACCGGGCTGACGGTCACGGTCATGCTCCTGCTCACCAGCTTCGTCTGCGTCGGCTACCGTGTGCCAGGTGCCCGTTTATTTGCCCTAGCCTGGATGATGTTGCTGACCGGCGCAGTGCTGCTGGCACTGCGTAACTTCGCCATCATCCCATCGAATTTTCTGACGCTCTATTCCATGCAAATTGGCTCAAGCCTGGAAATGATCCTGCTGTCTTTCGCCCTTGCAGCGCGTTTCAATGAGCTGAAGCGGCAGCGAGAGGCTGCGCTGCAAAACAGCGAACGGGTACTCGAACAGCGGGTGGCCGAGCGTACCCAGGCACTTGAGGAGGCCAACCAGCGCCTTAGCGAGCAAGCCATGCGCGACCCACTAACGGGCCTTGCCAACCGTACGGCACTGCAGCAGCACCTGACCCATGCACTAAGCCGCAACCAGCGCCGCCAAGAGCTACTGGCCGTGATGCTGATTGATCTGGACGGTTTCAAACCCATCAACGACCTATATGGTCACGGCTTTGGTGACCTGGTACTGGCGGAAGTCGCCCAGCGCCTCAACCTGCAAATGCGCGAGAGTGATTTGGCGGCACGTTTGGGTGGCGATGAATTCGTGATGGTCTGCGAAAGTGTGCAGTCAGCCGAGGCCGTCCAGCAGCTTGCCGAACGCTTGCTCGACCGCCTGAATCAGCCGATGACCCTCGAAGGACACACCGTGCATGTCGCGGCCAGTATCGGCATTGCCATGAGCCATGACGGAGACGACACCACAACCCTGATTCGCCGGGCCGACGCGGCGATGTATCAAGCCAAAGCGGCAGGCCGTAACCGCACCCAGTTTGGCTGA
- a CDS encoding transporter substrate-binding domain-containing protein, giving the protein MLYTCVRGLLALLLASLSCVSLQAEPLRLYTEEYPPINFSEDGKPAGLATEVVQVIMQRTGQSAPISVVPWARGYQQALTRPNTGLFVTMRTREREALFKWVGPITRSVASFYALRSSFLSIKSLDEAREYGEIAVPRDWYSHQRLQALGFTNLTPVTGPAQVVRMLKLGRVKLMVLDNLTISTLLAQGDIQMNEVQLLFEFVYSDSYIAFSHDTDDALIARWQRELDGMKNDGSFAAIHQKWLPGEPLPPLVPGPEL; this is encoded by the coding sequence GTGTTGTACACCTGTGTGCGTGGATTGCTCGCGTTGCTGCTGGCCAGCCTGTCGTGTGTGAGCCTGCAGGCCGAGCCGCTGCGCCTGTACACCGAAGAATATCCACCGATCAACTTCAGCGAAGACGGCAAACCGGCGGGGCTGGCCACCGAAGTGGTGCAAGTGATCATGCAGCGCACCGGACAGAGCGCGCCGATCAGCGTGGTGCCCTGGGCGCGGGGCTATCAGCAGGCCCTGACACGTCCCAATACCGGATTGTTCGTGACCATGCGTACCCGTGAGCGCGAGGCGTTGTTCAAGTGGGTCGGCCCGATTACCCGCAGCGTCGCCAGCTTCTATGCCCTGCGCAGTTCGTTTCTCTCGATCAAGAGTCTGGATGAGGCGCGTGAGTACGGAGAGATTGCCGTGCCACGTGATTGGTATAGCCATCAGCGTTTGCAGGCGCTGGGCTTTACTAACCTGACGCCAGTCACCGGGCCTGCGCAGGTGGTGCGCATGCTCAAGCTCGGGCGGGTCAAGCTGATGGTGCTGGACAACCTTACGATCAGCACGCTACTGGCGCAGGGTGATATCCAGATGAATGAGGTACAGCTGCTCTTCGAGTTTGTGTATAGCGACAGCTATATTGCCTTCTCGCACGATACCGACGACGCCTTGATTGCCCGCTGGCAGCGCGAGCTGGATGGCATGAAAAACGATGGCAGTTTTGCTGCGATCCACCAGAAATGGCTACCGGGCGAGCCCTTGCCACCGCTGGTGCCGGGGCCTGAGCTCTGA